A genome region from Tolypothrix sp. PCC 7712 includes the following:
- a CDS encoding Hsp70 family protein, with protein sequence MAIAIDFGTSNTVIARWNPVTQQPETLNLPGLSIQQSLNPPLIPSLVYVEDATQGKVLVGQQVRDRGFDLKGEARFFRSFKRGIGADIQGFLPELDGQIVTFEQVGKWFLTQVIAQLAPQEGGLDSLVLTVPVDSFETYRHWLGQVCQALPVEQVRMLDEPTAAALGYGLANEEILLVIDFGGGTLDLSLVRLDQSVQANTKPVGFLLKWGNKSLAENSKQKVKTARVLAKAGQNLGGTDIDTWIVDHFAKIQGLAVSPLTTRLAERVKIQLSTQNQASEVYFDDESFESYELELNRETLENILKEHAFFERLDDSMTSLLQQARRQGIELADINAVLLVGGTVQLPAVQTWVKQYFDSDKIRCERPFEAIAQGALQITQGIEIKDFLYHSYGVRYWDRRNQRHSWHPIIKAGQAYPMNQPVELVLGASLENQPSIELIMGELGAESGGTEVYFDGDRLITRRLDSGATTVKPLNDKEGARTIAQLTPPGFPGSDRIKIQFQVDDQRFLRITVEDLLTNDTVLENQLVAQLS encoded by the coding sequence ATGGCGATCGCAATCGATTTTGGTACTAGTAACACAGTCATTGCTCGTTGGAACCCTGTTACCCAACAGCCAGAAACCCTCAATCTCCCTGGTTTATCAATTCAACAAAGTCTGAATCCGCCACTGATTCCCAGTTTGGTTTATGTTGAAGACGCAACACAAGGTAAAGTTTTAGTAGGGCAACAAGTGCGCGATCGCGGTTTCGATCTCAAGGGCGAGGCGCGATTTTTCCGCAGCTTCAAGCGGGGAATTGGTGCGGATATTCAAGGTTTCTTACCCGAACTTGATGGGCAAATTGTCACCTTTGAGCAAGTAGGTAAATGGTTTCTGACTCAGGTGATTGCACAGTTAGCACCGCAAGAAGGTGGTTTAGATTCTCTGGTGTTAACTGTACCTGTGGATAGTTTTGAAACTTATCGCCACTGGTTAGGACAAGTTTGTCAAGCGCTGCCTGTGGAACAAGTGCGGATGTTGGATGAACCGACAGCCGCCGCTTTGGGTTATGGCTTGGCTAATGAAGAGATTCTCTTGGTGATTGACTTTGGCGGCGGAACTTTAGATTTATCCCTGGTGCGCTTGGATCAAAGCGTGCAAGCAAATACTAAACCTGTGGGTTTTCTGCTGAAGTGGGGGAATAAATCCTTAGCGGAAAACTCCAAGCAGAAAGTTAAAACTGCGCGCGTGTTGGCGAAAGCTGGGCAAAATTTAGGCGGTACTGATATTGATACTTGGATAGTCGATCACTTTGCCAAAATTCAAGGATTGGCGGTAAGTCCCCTGACAACGCGCCTCGCAGAACGAGTCAAAATTCAACTCTCCACGCAGAACCAAGCCAGCGAAGTTTATTTTGACGATGAATCATTTGAAAGCTACGAACTTGAACTCAACCGCGAAACTTTAGAGAATATCCTCAAAGAACACGCATTTTTTGAGCGTCTGGATGATTCCATGACGAGTTTGCTACAGCAAGCAAGACGACAGGGGATAGAACTTGCAGATATTAATGCTGTGTTGTTAGTTGGTGGTACAGTACAACTACCAGCAGTGCAGACATGGGTAAAACAGTATTTTGACTCAGACAAAATCCGTTGCGAACGTCCCTTTGAAGCGATCGCCCAAGGTGCACTGCAAATTACTCAAGGGATAGAAATCAAAGACTTTCTCTACCATAGTTACGGTGTCCGCTATTGGGATCGGCGTAATCAGCGCCACAGTTGGCATCCGATTATTAAGGCTGGGCAAGCTTACCCGATGAATCAGCCAGTAGAATTAGTTTTAGGCGCATCCTTAGAAAATCAGCCCAGCATTGAGTTAATTATGGGTGAATTAGGCGCAGAGTCAGGCGGAACCGAAGTGTATTTCGATGGCGATCGCTTAATTACCCGTCGTTTAGATAGTGGCGCAACCACCGTCAAACCCCTCAACGATAAAGAAGGGGCTAGAACCATAGCCCAACTAACACCACCAGGATTTCCCGGAAGCGATCGCATCAAAATTCAATTTCAAGTTGACGATCAGCGCTTTTTACGGATCACAGTTGAGGATTTATTAACTAATGACACGGTATTAGAAAATCAACTCGTGGCACAGTTAAGTTAG
- a CDS encoding cytochrome b/b6 domain-containing protein: MSRSAPYQPLLLKILHGVSGILAIAAMITGFLVYNSFDGRFGKILIPRIEGIIDIHGTFAVFFFVLFPVFAFYSFHAGNKRLLQKDSLPNLAQVGKPIWWVSLQRIANTLMLIAALLAVLSGRMMQEGWLPTGELNHSWYYLHLIAWVIIVCCLAIHVLMSAKVGGVPLLLSIFSAQIRPEDNPKKWSKRLQNWLSNLSEHLGGIKHLIKNNLPLAIIEIIVILGILAALILPLILSAGEST; this comes from the coding sequence ATGTCCCGTTCTGCCCCCTATCAGCCTTTGTTATTAAAGATACTTCATGGTGTCAGTGGAATTTTAGCGATCGCCGCCATGATTACAGGCTTTTTAGTTTACAATAGCTTCGATGGCAGATTTGGGAAAATACTGATCCCTCGGATTGAGGGAATTATCGATATTCACGGCACATTTGCAGTTTTTTTCTTTGTTCTTTTCCCGGTGTTTGCCTTCTATAGTTTTCATGCTGGTAACAAAAGGCTATTGCAAAAAGATTCATTGCCAAATTTAGCTCAGGTTGGTAAACCAATTTGGTGGGTAAGTTTGCAAAGAATTGCTAATACGCTGATGCTAATTGCGGCGCTTTTAGCTGTGTTGTCTGGCAGAATGATGCAAGAAGGATGGTTGCCCACAGGAGAGTTAAATCATAGTTGGTACTACTTACATCTGATTGCTTGGGTAATTATAGTTTGTTGTTTAGCAATTCACGTTTTAATGTCTGCTAAAGTTGGTGGTGTGCCGTTGTTACTTTCCATATTTTCGGCTCAGATCCGCCCAGAAGATAATCCGAAAAAATGGTCTAAACGTTTGCAGAATTGGTTAAGTAATTTATCAGAACATCTGGGAGGAATTAAGCATTTAATAAAAAATAATTTACCTCTAGCAATCATAGAGATAATTGTCATATTGGGCATTTTAGCAGCGCTAATATTGCCTCTAATTTTATCTGCTGGAGAGTCAACATAA